In a genomic window of Leisingera caerulea DSM 24564:
- a CDS encoding glycosyltransferase family 4 protein: MSAPRPPLAVVVKGWPRLSETFIAQELVALEAAGHAFEIWSLRHPTDIKRHPLHAQLQAKVNYLPEYLHQEPERVWRARAIAQGLPGYGEAYRIWRADLRRDPTPNRIRRFGQACVLAAEMPDEVLGLYAHFLHTPSSVARYAAIMRGLPWSFSAHAKDIWTSPDWELQEKLSAAHHGAAFGATCTGFGAKHLQELADTPDRVDLVYHGLDLSRFPAPPERKARQPQDPIRFMSVGRLVEKKGFDRLIAALALLPAGLDWHWTHIGGGGLGDLLQGMAEDAGIAHRITWRGACDQPEVIEAMRNSDLFVLPSRVAADGDRDGLPNVLMEAASQTLPILSTPVSAIPEFITHGTHGLLSEDAPEALAETLLYAARHPQKLAEMAEAALTRLRSDFGMDPGIAQLSKRLMAMLQVG, from the coding sequence ATGAGCGCCCCCCGCCCGCCCCTTGCGGTGGTGGTCAAGGGCTGGCCGCGGCTGTCCGAGACCTTCATCGCACAGGAACTGGTCGCCCTGGAAGCGGCTGGCCACGCGTTCGAAATCTGGTCCCTGCGCCACCCCACCGACATCAAACGCCACCCGCTGCATGCGCAGTTGCAAGCCAAGGTGAACTATCTGCCGGAATACCTGCATCAGGAGCCTGAGCGGGTCTGGCGCGCCCGCGCCATTGCGCAAGGCTTGCCTGGCTACGGCGAAGCCTACCGCATCTGGCGCGCCGATCTGCGCCGTGACCCGACCCCCAACCGCATCCGCCGCTTTGGCCAGGCCTGCGTGCTGGCGGCTGAAATGCCTGACGAGGTGCTGGGCCTCTACGCGCATTTCCTGCACACGCCCTCCTCCGTCGCGCGCTATGCCGCAATCATGCGCGGCCTGCCGTGGAGCTTTTCGGCGCACGCCAAGGACATCTGGACCTCACCGGATTGGGAGCTGCAGGAAAAGCTCTCAGCCGCCCATCACGGCGCGGCCTTTGGTGCCACCTGCACCGGTTTTGGCGCTAAGCACCTGCAGGAGCTGGCCGATACGCCGGACCGGGTTGATCTGGTTTATCACGGGCTCGACCTGTCCCGCTTTCCCGCCCCGCCGGAGCGCAAGGCCCGGCAGCCGCAGGATCCGATCCGCTTCATGTCGGTTGGCCGCCTGGTGGAGAAGAAGGGTTTTGACCGCCTGATCGCCGCGCTGGCGCTGCTGCCTGCGGGCCTTGACTGGCACTGGACACACATCGGCGGCGGCGGTCTGGGGGATCTCTTGCAAGGCATGGCGGAGGATGCAGGCATCGCCCACCGCATCACTTGGCGTGGGGCCTGCGATCAGCCCGAAGTGATTGAGGCGATGCGCAACTCCGACCTGTTTGTGCTGCCCAGCCGGGTCGCGGCGGACGGCGACCGCGACGGGCTGCCTAATGTTCTGATGGAAGCCGCCTCGCAAACCCTGCCGATCCTGTCGACCCCGGTCTCCGCCATTCCGGAATTCATCACCCACGGCACCCACGGCCTGCTGAGCGAAGACGCGCCCGAGGCGCTGGCGGAAACGCTGCTCTATGCCGCCCGCCATCCGCAGAAGCTGGCAGAGATGGCTGAGGCCGCGCTGACCCGGCTGCGTTCGGACTTCGGCATGGATCCCGGCATTGCCCAGCTCTCGAAACGGCTGATGGCGATGCTGCAGGTCGGCTGA
- a CDS encoding glycosyltransferase family 4 protein — protein sequence MLPGTGKRVAFYAPMKPPHHPVPSGDREIARNLMALLSASGANVQLVSDLRIYDKHGDAALQAIQRNAARDEAARLIRDMPAADLWVTYHNYYKAPDLIGPAVARARGIPYVQIESTRAKKRLTGPWAGFAEAAHAAADAAAAIFYFTGQDRFALERDRSGSQTVAYLPPFLPLEELPAASSVAGRMLTAGMMRAGDKLASYRVIAETLAYLPEDWRLDIAGDGPARSEVEALMAPFGSRVRFLGQLSREELSAAYSNSSLFLWPGVNEAFGMVYLEAQAHGLPIVAQDRPGVRDVLLARSYPEPEDGAESLAAFTAALLANPALRSRIGREGRDYIARNHLAPAAARRFWDVAAPLMETQT from the coding sequence ATGCTGCCGGGAACCGGAAAGCGGGTCGCATTCTACGCGCCGATGAAGCCGCCGCACCACCCGGTGCCCTCCGGCGATCGCGAAATAGCCCGCAACCTTATGGCTCTGCTCAGCGCCAGCGGCGCGAATGTGCAGCTGGTCTCGGATCTCAGGATCTATGACAAACATGGCGATGCAGCGCTGCAGGCAATCCAGCGCAATGCGGCCAGGGACGAGGCCGCCCGGTTGATCAGGGATATGCCGGCAGCTGACCTCTGGGTCACTTACCACAACTACTACAAGGCGCCGGACCTGATCGGCCCCGCCGTGGCACGCGCCCGCGGCATACCTTATGTGCAGATCGAATCCACCCGCGCCAAGAAGCGCCTGACCGGGCCATGGGCGGGATTTGCCGAGGCCGCCCACGCCGCTGCCGATGCCGCTGCGGCGATCTTCTATTTCACCGGACAGGACCGCTTTGCGCTGGAGCGGGACCGCTCCGGCAGCCAGACCGTGGCCTACCTGCCGCCCTTCCTGCCGCTTGAAGAGCTGCCGGCCGCCTCTTCTGTGGCGGGTCGGATGCTGACTGCAGGCATGATGCGCGCAGGCGACAAGCTTGCCTCCTACCGCGTTATTGCGGAGACACTTGCGTATTTGCCAGAAGATTGGCGGCTGGACATTGCAGGCGACGGCCCGGCCCGGTCCGAAGTTGAGGCCCTGATGGCCCCCTTTGGCAGCCGGGTCCGCTTCCTCGGCCAGCTCTCACGCGAGGAATTGTCAGCGGCTTATTCCAATTCCTCCCTGTTCCTGTGGCCCGGTGTGAACGAAGCCTTCGGAATGGTCTATCTTGAGGCGCAGGCCCATGGTCTCCCAATCGTGGCTCAAGACCGCCCCGGCGTTCGGGATGTGCTGCTGGCCCGGTCCTACCCGGAGCCCGAAGACGGTGCGGAATCATTGGCAGCTTTCACGGCGGCCCTGCTGGCAAACCCCGCGCTGCGCAGCCGCATTGGCCGGGAGGGACGTGATTACATCGCCCGAAACCACCTCGCCCCCGCCGCGGCGCGCCGCTTTTGGGACGTTGCCGCCCCGCTGATGGAGACACAGACATGA
- a CDS encoding histidine phosphatase family protein: protein MIRLALLRHGHTAWNRAGRIQGRSDIPLDDQARAELGGYALPAPWDAAELWSSPLARAAETAELVAGRPPRTAPELTEMNWGDWEGLHGLDLKADPASGFRDIEDWGWHYRPPGGESPAKVWDRIAPWLHGLTQDTVAVCHIGIMRMILARAYGWDFDGPAPFRIRRNRLFVVEAEGISLSPWAEPVRLIREDAP, encoded by the coding sequence ATGATCCGCCTCGCCCTCCTGCGCCACGGACATACCGCCTGGAACCGTGCCGGGCGCATTCAGGGGCGCAGCGACATACCGCTGGACGATCAGGCCCGCGCGGAACTGGGCGGTTATGCCTTGCCCGCCCCGTGGGACGCAGCAGAATTATGGTCCAGCCCGCTGGCGCGTGCGGCGGAAACTGCCGAACTTGTTGCAGGCCGCCCGCCCCGGACCGCGCCGGAGCTTACAGAAATGAACTGGGGCGACTGGGAGGGGCTGCACGGTCTGGACCTGAAGGCTGACCCCGCCAGCGGCTTCCGAGATATCGAGGACTGGGGCTGGCACTACCGCCCGCCGGGTGGAGAGAGCCCGGCAAAGGTCTGGGACCGTATAGCCCCCTGGCTGCACGGTCTGACACAGGACACCGTCGCTGTTTGCCACATCGGCATCATGCGGATGATCCTGGCCCGCGCATACGGCTGGGATTTCGACGGCCCCGCCCCCTTCCGGATCAGACGCAACCGGCTGTTCGTGGTGGAAGCCGAAGGAATCTCGCTCAGCCCTTGGGCCGAACCGGTCCGGCTGATCCGCGAGGACGCGCCATGA
- a CDS encoding glycosyltransferase family protein, which yields MKVLIAVTHLLGTGHLSRALTLARAFTAAGQQVQVASGGFPAPQLNAEGVEVVQLPPLRSDGVDFTRLLDADGSLTGEAYQTRRKDALCAALRRLQPDVLITELYPFGRRSLRQEFLALLETADALPRRPVILSSIRDILAPPSKPEKAEKADAVIARYYDAVLVHSDPAATRLEASWPVSPMLSGKLRYTGYVAPPAAGPHPNQAGSGEVLVSAGGGNVGTPLYRTALEAAKRMPEIPWRLLVGGADADARIAEFAKAGSPALLEPARKDFRQMLSHAAASVSMCGYNTALDLLQAGTPAVLIPFDAGNETEQGLRAASLAPLSGIEVIKTADLTPETLCAAVKAAMQAPPRLAGGFRFDGAARSVEIAAELAGERE from the coding sequence ATGAAAGTCCTGATTGCCGTGACCCACCTCCTGGGCACCGGCCATCTTTCGCGGGCCTTGACGCTGGCCCGCGCCTTTACCGCGGCCGGCCAACAGGTGCAGGTGGCCTCCGGCGGATTTCCCGCCCCGCAACTCAATGCCGAAGGGGTTGAGGTGGTCCAGCTTCCGCCGCTGCGCTCGGACGGGGTGGATTTCACCCGGTTGCTGGACGCGGACGGCTCTTTGACCGGCGAGGCGTATCAGACCCGCCGCAAAGACGCCCTCTGCGCAGCCCTGCGCAGGCTGCAGCCCGATGTGCTGATCACCGAACTCTACCCCTTTGGCCGCCGTTCCCTGCGTCAGGAATTCCTGGCCCTGCTGGAGACCGCCGATGCGCTGCCCCGGCGGCCGGTGATCCTGTCCTCCATCCGTGACATCCTCGCACCGCCCTCCAAACCGGAGAAGGCGGAAAAGGCCGATGCGGTTATCGCCCGGTATTACGATGCGGTGCTGGTCCACTCCGATCCAGCGGCCACCAGGCTGGAGGCCAGCTGGCCGGTCTCGCCGATGCTAAGCGGCAAGCTGCGCTATACCGGCTATGTCGCGCCGCCCGCCGCAGGACCCCACCCGAACCAGGCAGGCAGCGGCGAGGTTCTGGTCAGCGCCGGCGGCGGCAATGTGGGAACGCCGCTGTACCGGACCGCTCTGGAAGCGGCCAAGCGGATGCCGGAGATCCCCTGGCGCCTGCTGGTTGGCGGTGCGGACGCCGACGCGCGGATTGCAGAATTCGCCAAGGCAGGCTCCCCCGCCTTGCTGGAACCGGCGCGCAAGGACTTCCGGCAGATGCTCTCCCACGCCGCCGCCTCTGTCAGCATGTGCGGCTACAACACCGCGCTTGACCTGTTGCAAGCCGGGACGCCTGCGGTCCTGATCCCCTTTGATGCGGGCAATGAGACCGAACAGGGTCTGCGTGCCGCCAGCCTCGCGCCGCTGAGCGGGATAGAGGTGATCAAGACAGCGGACCTCACGCCCGAAACGCTATGCGCTGCGGTCAAGGCGGCAATGCAGGCTCCGCCGCGGCTTGCAGGCGGTTTCAGGTTTGACGGAGCCGCCCGGAGTGTGGAGATTGCCGCAGAACTTGCGGGGGAGCGCGAATGA
- a CDS encoding polysaccharide deacetylase family protein: MTPDWSGLDQELEHWQEAGLTLPLWWRDDDAMSQSAELDRLADLSAELDLPVHLAVIPQGVTADLARFVAANPQLIPVAHGWAHQNHAPAGEKKAEFGAHRPLEVLLDDAERGLTRLQELFGASLRTMFVPPWNRVSPEMLTWLAGAGFTAVSTFGPRSSAKPASGLLRVNTHLDPINWKGSRSLLPPDQLIAQAARQLRDRRLGDADNAEPYGLLTHHLVHDEAVWEFTADLARRLLNGPAEAWIYDERMS, encoded by the coding sequence ATGACACCGGATTGGAGCGGGCTGGACCAGGAACTGGAGCACTGGCAGGAGGCGGGCCTGACGCTGCCCTTGTGGTGGCGTGACGACGATGCGATGTCACAGTCCGCCGAACTGGACCGTCTGGCGGACCTCTCCGCGGAGCTTGATTTGCCTGTTCATCTTGCGGTTATCCCCCAAGGCGTCACAGCGGATCTGGCCCGTTTTGTTGCCGCCAATCCGCAGCTCATTCCGGTGGCTCACGGCTGGGCGCACCAGAACCACGCCCCTGCAGGCGAGAAGAAGGCCGAATTCGGTGCTCACCGGCCGCTGGAAGTACTGCTGGACGACGCCGAGCGCGGCTTGACCCGCCTGCAGGAGCTGTTTGGCGCCAGCCTGCGGACGATGTTCGTGCCGCCCTGGAACAGGGTCTCTCCGGAAATGCTGACCTGGCTGGCCGGTGCCGGCTTTACCGCCGTTTCCACCTTCGGCCCGCGCAGCAGCGCCAAACCAGCCTCGGGCCTTTTGCGGGTGAACACCCACCTGGATCCGATCAACTGGAAGGGTTCGCGCAGCTTGCTGCCGCCGGACCAGCTGATTGCGCAAGCCGCGCGCCAGCTGCGCGACCGCCGCCTGGGTGATGCGGACAACGCAGAGCCCTATGGACTTCTCACCCATCACTTGGTGCACGACGAGGCGGTCTGGGAGTTCACCGCCGACCTCGCCAGGCGCTTGTTGAATGGTCCGGCAGAGGCTTGGATCTATGATGAAAGGATGTCCTGA
- a CDS encoding class I SAM-dependent methyltransferase, translating into MSRLDSMLRRLTAQRDGLNWAAEQISAMEGDVLDMGLGNGRTYDHLRAILSTRRIWVIDRVLQCHPSCIPPEQDFLQGEAKPMLERLAGNGRRIALAHYDFGFGIKEKDVAEATALSPAIARVMAPGGIIVSGQPLAGFEELDGPEGIPPGRYMFYRAN; encoded by the coding sequence ATGAGCCGCCTCGATTCCATGCTGCGTCGCCTGACCGCCCAGCGCGACGGCCTGAACTGGGCCGCAGAGCAAATCAGCGCGATGGAGGGCGATGTGCTCGACATGGGGCTTGGCAACGGGCGTACCTACGACCATTTGCGCGCAATTCTGTCCACCCGCCGGATCTGGGTGATCGACCGTGTGCTACAGTGCCACCCCTCCTGCATCCCGCCGGAACAGGACTTCCTGCAGGGCGAAGCCAAACCGATGCTGGAGCGGCTCGCCGGCAATGGCCGCCGGATCGCGCTCGCGCATTACGACTTTGGCTTCGGGATTAAGGAAAAGGACGTTGCCGAGGCCACCGCCCTGTCTCCCGCCATTGCCCGGGTTATGGCACCGGGCGGCATCATCGTCTCCGGCCAGCCGCTGGCAGGTTTCGAAGAGCTTGACGGTCCAGAAGGCATCCCGCCCGGCCGCTACATGTTCTACCGGGCCAACTGA
- a CDS encoding alpha-D-ribose 1-methylphosphonate 5-triphosphate diphosphatase yields MTEELILANATLVLPGETRTGSVKVSSGEIEDIAEGTSVPAGAIDCGGDYVCPGLVELHTDNLERHIQPRPKVDWPHASAIIAHDAELAGTGITTVFDAMRVGSISRKESRYGAYARGLAAELLELRAAEALKISHFLHLRAEVCSDTLIEELEAFGEADRVGLVSLMDHTPGQRQFRDLSKLEQYVKGKHGFDDAAFQAHIAHLRELRETHGDLHEAEAVKAAKRFGAVLASHDDTTAGQVAVSAGHGIQLAEFPTTVEAAQACHAHGIKVMMGAPNLIRGGSHSGNVAAHELAELELLDILSSDYVPAALLMAAVMLGQSWGDMARGLGTVTHAPADAVGLHDRGRLETGKRADLIRFRVTAGAPAVRGVWSRGLRVA; encoded by the coding sequence ATGACAGAAGAGTTGATCCTTGCCAATGCCACACTGGTGCTTCCGGGGGAGACCCGCACCGGTAGCGTGAAGGTTTCCAGCGGTGAGATCGAGGACATTGCAGAGGGCACCTCGGTTCCGGCGGGCGCCATCGACTGCGGGGGCGATTATGTCTGTCCGGGTCTGGTGGAACTGCATACCGACAATCTGGAGCGTCACATCCAGCCGCGCCCCAAGGTGGACTGGCCGCACGCCAGCGCGATCATTGCCCATGATGCGGAACTGGCGGGCACTGGCATCACCACGGTATTTGATGCGATGCGTGTCGGCTCGATCAGCCGCAAGGAAAGCCGCTATGGCGCTTATGCCCGCGGTCTGGCCGCTGAGCTGCTGGAACTCAGAGCGGCGGAGGCGCTGAAGATCTCGCATTTCCTGCACCTGCGGGCCGAAGTCTGCTCAGACACCCTGATTGAGGAACTGGAGGCCTTTGGCGAAGCGGACCGGGTCGGGCTGGTTTCGCTGATGGACCACACGCCGGGCCAGCGGCAGTTCCGCGATCTCTCCAAGCTGGAGCAGTACGTGAAGGGCAAGCACGGGTTCGACGACGCCGCGTTCCAGGCGCATATCGCTCATCTGAGAGAGCTGCGCGAGACCCATGGCGACTTGCATGAGGCGGAAGCGGTGAAGGCGGCCAAGCGATTTGGCGCAGTGCTGGCAAGCCATGACGACACCACGGCCGGGCAGGTGGCCGTTTCGGCAGGCCATGGCATTCAGCTGGCGGAGTTCCCCACCACGGTGGAGGCCGCGCAGGCCTGTCATGCCCATGGCATCAAGGTGATGATGGGCGCTCCAAACCTGATCCGCGGCGGCTCGCACTCCGGCAATGTTGCGGCGCATGAACTGGCGGAACTGGAGCTTTTGGACATCCTGTCGTCGGATTATGTGCCGGCCGCGCTGTTGATGGCGGCGGTCATGCTGGGGCAATCGTGGGGCGACATGGCGCGGGGCCTGGGCACGGTGACACATGCGCCGGCCGATGCAGTGGGCCTGCACGACCGCGGGCGGCTGGAGACCGGCAAGCGCGCCGACCTGATCCGGTTCCGTGTGACAGCAGGCGCGCCTGCAGTGCGCGGTGTCTGGTCGCGCGGTTTGCGGGTGGCCTGA
- a CDS encoding DUF1045 domain-containing protein: MTFTRYAIYYAPPADAEWCRFAASWLGWDLETGRSLPQPEDTGLDVAAITKVPRKYGLHATLKPPMRLAEGQSQAALDAACAALAAAQRPVTLEGFHLARLGRFLALRPSGDETALNALAAACVTELDPFRAPAAQAELERRRGAGLSPEQDRNLTLWGYPYVLEQFRFHITLTGKLPKPDLPAVEAALNERLIPLLPAPLEIRDIVLAGEAEDGNFHLIHRYALSG; encoded by the coding sequence GTGACATTCACGCGATACGCGATCTACTATGCTCCGCCCGCAGATGCGGAATGGTGCCGGTTCGCCGCAAGCTGGCTGGGCTGGGACCTGGAAACAGGCCGCAGCCTGCCTCAACCGGAAGACACCGGGCTGGACGTGGCGGCGATAACGAAGGTTCCCCGCAAATACGGACTTCATGCCACCCTGAAGCCGCCGATGCGCCTTGCCGAAGGGCAATCCCAGGCAGCGCTGGATGCAGCCTGCGCGGCGCTGGCCGCGGCGCAGAGGCCGGTGACGCTCGAGGGGTTCCACCTGGCGCGGCTCGGCCGCTTCCTGGCGCTGCGGCCCTCCGGCGATGAAACCGCGCTGAACGCCCTGGCCGCCGCCTGCGTGACAGAGCTGGACCCTTTCCGCGCGCCGGCGGCCCAGGCTGAGCTGGAACGCCGCCGCGGCGCGGGCCTGAGCCCGGAACAGGACAGGAACCTCACCCTGTGGGGCTATCCTTATGTGCTGGAGCAATTCCGGTTTCACATCACGCTGACCGGCAAACTGCCGAAGCCCGACCTGCCGGCGGTTGAAGCGGCGCTGAACGAGCGTCTCATCCCGCTGCTGCCCGCACCGCTGGAAATCCGCGATATTGTGCTGGCGGGCGAAGCAGAGGACGGAAACTTCCACCTGATCCACCGCTACGCCCTTTCCGGCTGA
- the phnN gene encoding phosphonate metabolism protein/1,5-bisphosphokinase (PRPP-forming) PhnN, translating into MSASANKGPVIAVVGPSGVGKDSLMSALAVSGPQLRLMRRVITRAPEAGGEDYQAVTEAEFSALARNGVFALDWQAHGLQYGIPREIEALRAGAGGVLVNLSRAVLLQAQEVFGDFIVLSVTARPEVLVERLSARGREDAGEVRRRLARAANPLPEGLRRVHVIDNSGALSTAVAAALAALQPERA; encoded by the coding sequence ATGAGTGCGTCTGCAAATAAAGGCCCGGTCATTGCCGTGGTCGGACCGTCCGGAGTTGGCAAGGACAGCCTGATGTCTGCGCTTGCGGTCTCCGGTCCTCAGCTGCGGCTGATGCGGCGGGTGATCACCCGCGCGCCGGAGGCAGGCGGGGAGGATTACCAGGCGGTGACCGAGGCTGAGTTTTCGGCCCTTGCGCGCAACGGCGTGTTTGCCTTGGACTGGCAAGCGCATGGCCTGCAGTATGGCATTCCGCGCGAAATCGAAGCCTTGCGGGCCGGTGCGGGCGGTGTGCTGGTCAATTTGTCCCGTGCTGTGCTGCTGCAGGCGCAGGAGGTGTTCGGTGATTTCATTGTGCTGTCGGTGACGGCGCGACCAGAGGTGCTGGTCGAACGGTTGTCTGCCCGCGGGCGGGAAGACGCCGGGGAGGTTCGGCGCCGTCTTGCCAGGGCGGCCAATCCCTTGCCGGAAGGGCTGCGCAGGGTTCATGTGATCGACAACAGCGGTGCGCTCAGCACGGCGGTGGCCGCCGCGCTGGCAGCCCTTCAGCCGGAAAGGGCGTAG